Proteins from a genomic interval of Nocardia sp. BMG51109:
- a CDS encoding MarR family winged helix-turn-helix transcriptional regulator, translated as MTEPRWLDDLEMRAWLGFVFTRDLIAAAVGRDSLRIANLTYVEYTVLARLADAPDHRRSFAELAAVLEWSQSRLSHQITRMEKRGLVARESIPDDARRTAAVLTPKGAEVLDTAAPAHVDSVRRNMIDVLDREQLAALADIYDTLLAHHRRAGDPHHATRVRHDS; from the coding sequence GTGACCGAACCCCGTTGGCTCGACGATCTCGAGATGCGCGCCTGGCTCGGCTTCGTCTTCACGCGCGATCTCATCGCCGCCGCCGTCGGCCGCGACTCGCTACGCATCGCCAACCTCACCTACGTCGAGTACACCGTGCTCGCCCGCCTGGCCGACGCCCCCGACCATCGGCGCAGCTTCGCCGAACTGGCCGCCGTGCTGGAATGGTCGCAGAGCAGGCTGTCGCATCAGATCACCCGGATGGAGAAGCGCGGGCTGGTCGCGCGCGAATCGATTCCCGACGACGCCCGCCGCACCGCCGCCGTGCTGACGCCCAAGGGCGCCGAGGTGCTCGACACCGCCGCGCCGGCCCACGTCGACAGCGTGCGCCGGAACATGATCGACGTACTCGATCGCGAGCAGCTCGCCGCCCTCGCCGACATCTACGACACCCTGCTCGCTCATCACCGGCGCGCGGGTGATCCGCACCACGCCACCCGGGTCCGGCATGACAGCTGA
- a CDS encoding fumarate hydratase, whose translation MSAPDFLYSDLLPTGADETPYRLVTTEGVSTFEAGGRTFLRVQPETLRLLTAEAMHDISHYLRPAHLAQLRKIIDDPESSGNDRFVALDLLKNVNISAGGILPMCQDTGTAIVMGKKSEGVLTGVDDAEWISRGVYDAYTKLNLRYSQLAPLTMWDEKNTGSNLPAQVELYSAPGDPAHPAYKFLYMAKGGGSANKSFLFQETKAILNPERMLEFLDEKIRSLGTAACPPYHLAVVIGGTSAEFALKTAKYASAHYLDTMPTEGSMAAHGFRDVALEKEVFELTQSFGIGAQFGGKYFCHDVRVIRLPRHGASCPVAIAVSCSADRQALAKITPEGVFLEQLEREPAQYLPEQTDEILGGDVVQIDLHRPMSEIRAELSKYPVKTRLSLTGPLVVARDIAHAKIKERLDAGEPMPQYMRDMAVYYAGPAKTPDGYASGSFGPTTAGRMDSYVDQFQAAGGSFVMLAKGNRSAQVGRACQEYGGFYLGSIGGPAARLALDCIRSVEVLEYPELGMEAVWKIEVENFPAFIVVDDKGNDFFAETRKPIALRVRTRSKERV comes from the coding sequence ATGTCCGCGCCTGACTTCCTGTACTCGGATCTGCTCCCCACCGGCGCCGACGAGACGCCGTACCGGCTGGTCACCACGGAGGGCGTGAGCACATTCGAGGCGGGCGGACGGACCTTCCTGCGGGTGCAGCCGGAGACGCTGCGGCTGCTGACCGCGGAGGCCATGCACGACATCAGCCACTACCTGCGCCCCGCCCATCTGGCGCAATTGCGCAAGATCATCGACGACCCGGAGTCGTCGGGTAACGACCGGTTCGTGGCGCTGGACCTGCTGAAGAACGTCAACATCTCCGCGGGCGGCATCCTGCCGATGTGCCAGGACACCGGGACGGCCATCGTGATGGGCAAGAAGTCCGAGGGCGTGCTGACCGGCGTCGACGACGCGGAGTGGATCAGCCGGGGCGTGTACGACGCCTACACGAAGCTGAACCTGCGCTACTCGCAGCTGGCCCCGCTGACCATGTGGGACGAGAAGAACACCGGATCGAACCTGCCCGCGCAGGTCGAGTTGTATTCCGCGCCGGGCGATCCCGCACATCCGGCCTACAAGTTCCTGTACATGGCCAAGGGCGGCGGCTCGGCGAACAAGTCGTTCCTGTTCCAGGAGACGAAGGCGATCCTGAACCCGGAGCGGATGCTGGAATTCCTCGACGAGAAGATCCGCTCGCTGGGCACCGCGGCCTGTCCGCCCTACCACCTGGCGGTCGTGATCGGCGGCACCAGTGCGGAATTCGCGCTGAAGACCGCGAAATACGCCTCCGCCCACTACCTCGACACGATGCCGACCGAGGGGTCCATGGCGGCGCACGGCTTCCGGGACGTGGCGCTGGAGAAGGAGGTCTTCGAGCTGACCCAGTCGTTCGGGATCGGGGCGCAGTTCGGCGGCAAGTACTTCTGCCACGACGTGCGGGTGATCCGGCTGCCGCGGCACGGAGCCAGCTGCCCGGTGGCGATCGCGGTGTCGTGCTCGGCCGACCGGCAGGCGCTCGCGAAGATCACCCCCGAGGGTGTGTTCCTGGAGCAGTTGGAACGCGAACCGGCCCAGTACCTTCCGGAGCAGACCGACGAGATCCTCGGCGGGGACGTCGTCCAGATCGATCTGCACCGGCCGATGTCGGAGATCCGGGCCGAGCTGTCGAAATACCCGGTGAAGACCCGGCTCTCGCTGACCGGCCCGCTGGTCGTGGCGCGCGATATCGCGCACGCGAAGATCAAGGAGCGGCTGGACGCGGGCGAGCCGATGCCGCAGTACATGCGCGATATGGCGGTCTACTACGCCGGACCGGCCAAGACTCCCGACGGGTACGCGTCCGGGTCGTTCGGCCCGACGACGGCCGGGCGGATGGACTCCTACGTCGACCAGTTCCAGGCCGCGGGCGGCTCGTTCGTCATGCTGGCCAAGGGAAATCGCTCGGCGCAGGTCGGCCGGGCGTGCCAGGAGTACGGCGGGTTCTACCTCGGCTCGATCGGCGGGCCGGCAGCGCGGCTGGCGCTGGACTGCATCAGGTCCGTGGAGGTCCTCGAGTATCCGGAGCTGGGCATGGAGGCCGTGTGGAAGATCGAGGTGGAGAACTTCCCGGCCTTCATCGTCGTCGACGACAAGGGCAACGACTTCTTTGCCGAGACTCGGAAGCCGATCGCGCTGCGGGTGCGCACGCGGTCCAAGGAACGGGTCTGA